A window of the Cannabis sativa cultivar Pink pepper isolate KNU-18-1 chromosome X, ASM2916894v1, whole genome shotgun sequence genome harbors these coding sequences:
- the LOC115724028 gene encoding uncharacterized protein LOC115724028 encodes MKGIWRFGKRAKLSPRFIGSFEIHERVGQVAYQFALPPAPSGVHNVFHVSMLRKYVSDTTHVLSYEDITNLSYEEQPVQILDRKEKVLRKKTILLVKVLWRNSEVEEATWELELQMREQYPELFR; translated from the coding sequence atgaagggaattTGGAGGTTTGGAAAGAGGGCGAAATTGAGTCCAAGATTTATTGGCTCATTTGAGATTCATGAGagagtaggtcaggtagcttatcaaTTTGCATTACCTCCTGCTCcatctggggttcataacgtgtttcatgtctccatgCTTCgaaaatatgtatctgatacaactcatgTATTAAGTTATGAAGATATTACTAacctgtcatatgaagaacaaccagttcaGATCCTGGACAGGAAGGAAAAGGTATTGCGGAAGAAGACTATTCTGCTAGTTAAAGTGTTGTGGCGAAATAGCGAGGtagaagaagcgacttgggagttagagttGCAGATGCGAGAGCAGTATCCCGAGCTTTTTAGGTAA